A region from the Canis aureus isolate CA01 chromosome 10, VMU_Caureus_v.1.0, whole genome shotgun sequence genome encodes:
- the CLK4 gene encoding dual specificity protein kinase CLK4 isoform X1 — protein MRHSKRTHCPDWDSRESWGHESYSGSHKRKRRSHSSTQENRHCKPHHQFKESDCHYLEARSLNERDYRDRRYVDEYRNDYCEGYVPRHYHRDIDSGYRVHCSKSSVRSRRSSPKRKRNRHCSSHQSRSKSHRRKRSRSIEDDEEGHLICQSGDVLRARYEIVDTLGEGAFGKVVECIDHGMDGIHVAVKIVKNVGRYREAARSEIQVLEHLNSTDPNSVFRCVQMLEWFDHHGHVCIVFELLGLSTYDFIKENSFLPFQIDHIRQMAYQICQSINFLHHNKLTHTDLKPENILFVKSDYVVKYNSKMKRDERTLKNTDIKVVDFGSATYDDEHHSTLVSTRHYRAPEVILALGWSQPCDVWSIGCILIEYYLGFTVFQTHDSKEHLAMMERILGPIPAHMIQKTRKRKYFHHNQLDWDEHSSAGRYVRRRCKPLKEFMLCHDEEHEKLFDLVRRMLEYDPVKRITLDEALQHPFFDLLNKK, from the exons ATGCGGCATTCCAAAAGAACTCACTGCCCTGACTGGGATAGCAGAGAAAGCTGGGGACATGAAAGCTACAGTGGGAGTCACAAACGGAAGAGGAGGTCCCACAGTAGTACTCAAGAGAACAGACATTGTAAACCCCATCACCAGTTTAAAGAATCTGATTG TCATTATTTAGAAGCAAGGTCCTTGAATGAGAGAGATTATCGAGATCGGAGATACGTTGATGAATACAGAAATGACTACTGCGAAGGCTATGTTCCTAGACATTATCACAGAGACATTGATAGCGGTTATCGAGTCCACTGCAGTAAATCTTCGGTCCGAAGCAGGAGAAGCAGTCCTAAAAGGAAGCGTAATAGACACTGTTCAAGTCATCAGTCACGTTCG AAGAGCCACCGAAGGAAAAGATCCAGGAGTATAGAGGATGATGAGGAGGGTCACCTGATCTGTCAAAGTGGAGACGTTCTAAGAGCAAGAT ATGAAATCGTGGACACTTTGGGTGAAGGGGCCTTTGGCAAAGTCGTAGAGTGCATTGATCATGGCAt ggatGGCATACACGTAGCAGTGAAAATTGTAAAAAATGTAGGTCGATACCGTGAAGCAGCTCGTTCAGAAATCCAAGTATTGGAACATTTAAATAGTACTGATCCCAATAGTGTCTT CCGATGTGTCCAGATGCTAGAATGGTTTGATCATCATGGTCATGTTTGTATTGTGtttgaactactgggacttagtACCTAtgatttcattaaagaaaatagcTTTCTACCATTTCAAATTGACCACATCAGGCAGATGGCATATCAGATCTGCCAGTCTATAAATT TTTTGCATCATAATAAATTAACCCATACAGATCTGAagcctgaaaatattttatttgtgaagTCTGATTATGTAGtcaaatataattctaaaatg AAACGTGATGAACGCACACTAAAAAACACAGATATCAAAGTTGTTGACTTTGGAAGTGCAACATATGACGATGAGCATCATAGTACTTTGGTATCTACGCGGCATTACAGAGCTCCAGAAGTCATTCTGG cttTAGGTTGGTCTCAGCCTTGTGATGTTTGGAGTATAGGTTGCATTCTTATTGAATATTACCTTGGTTTCACAGTCTTTCAG ACTCATGATAGTAAAGAGCACCTGGCAATGATGGAACGAATATTAGGACCCATACCAGCACACATGATTCAGAAAACAAG AAAACGCAAGTATTTCCACCATAACCAGTTAGACTGGGATGAGCACAGTTCTGCTGGCCGATATGTTAGGAGGCGCTGTAAACCATTAAag GAATTTATGCTTTGTCATGATGAAGAACATGAGAAACTGTTTGACCTGGTACGAAGGATGTTAGAATATGACCCAGTGAAAAGAATCACCTTGGATGAAGCCTTGCAGCatcctttctttgacttattaaacaaaaaatga
- the CLK4 gene encoding dual specificity protein kinase CLK4 isoform X2 yields MRHSKRTHCPDWDSRESWGHESYSGSHKRKRRSHSSTQENRHCKPHHQFKESDCHYLEARSLNERDYRDRRYVDEYRNDYCEGYVPRHYHRDIDSGYRVHCSKSSVRSRRSSPKRKRNRHCSSHQSRSKSHRRKRSRSIEDDEEGHLICQSGDVLRARYEIVDTLGEGAFGKVVECIDHGMDGIHVAVKIVKNVGRYREAARSEIQVLEHLNSTDPNSVFRCVQMLEWFDHHGHVCIVFELLGLSTYDFIKENSFLPFQIDHIRQMAYQICQSINFLHHNKLTHTDLKPENILFVKSDYVVKYNSKMKRDERTLKNTDIKVVDFGSATYDDEHHSTLVSTRHYRAPEVILALGWSQPCDVWSIGCILIEYYLGFTVFQTHDSKEHLAMMERILGPIPAHMIQKTS; encoded by the exons ATGCGGCATTCCAAAAGAACTCACTGCCCTGACTGGGATAGCAGAGAAAGCTGGGGACATGAAAGCTACAGTGGGAGTCACAAACGGAAGAGGAGGTCCCACAGTAGTACTCAAGAGAACAGACATTGTAAACCCCATCACCAGTTTAAAGAATCTGATTG TCATTATTTAGAAGCAAGGTCCTTGAATGAGAGAGATTATCGAGATCGGAGATACGTTGATGAATACAGAAATGACTACTGCGAAGGCTATGTTCCTAGACATTATCACAGAGACATTGATAGCGGTTATCGAGTCCACTGCAGTAAATCTTCGGTCCGAAGCAGGAGAAGCAGTCCTAAAAGGAAGCGTAATAGACACTGTTCAAGTCATCAGTCACGTTCG AAGAGCCACCGAAGGAAAAGATCCAGGAGTATAGAGGATGATGAGGAGGGTCACCTGATCTGTCAAAGTGGAGACGTTCTAAGAGCAAGAT ATGAAATCGTGGACACTTTGGGTGAAGGGGCCTTTGGCAAAGTCGTAGAGTGCATTGATCATGGCAt ggatGGCATACACGTAGCAGTGAAAATTGTAAAAAATGTAGGTCGATACCGTGAAGCAGCTCGTTCAGAAATCCAAGTATTGGAACATTTAAATAGTACTGATCCCAATAGTGTCTT CCGATGTGTCCAGATGCTAGAATGGTTTGATCATCATGGTCATGTTTGTATTGTGtttgaactactgggacttagtACCTAtgatttcattaaagaaaatagcTTTCTACCATTTCAAATTGACCACATCAGGCAGATGGCATATCAGATCTGCCAGTCTATAAATT TTTTGCATCATAATAAATTAACCCATACAGATCTGAagcctgaaaatattttatttgtgaagTCTGATTATGTAGtcaaatataattctaaaatg AAACGTGATGAACGCACACTAAAAAACACAGATATCAAAGTTGTTGACTTTGGAAGTGCAACATATGACGATGAGCATCATAGTACTTTGGTATCTACGCGGCATTACAGAGCTCCAGAAGTCATTCTGG cttTAGGTTGGTCTCAGCCTTGTGATGTTTGGAGTATAGGTTGCATTCTTATTGAATATTACCTTGGTTTCACAGTCTTTCAG ACTCATGATAGTAAAGAGCACCTGGCAATGATGGAACGAATATTAGGACCCATACCAGCACACATGATTCAGAAAACAAG CTAG
- the CLK4 gene encoding dual specificity protein kinase CLK4 isoform X3, whose product MDGIHVAVKIVKNVGRYREAARSEIQVLEHLNSTDPNSVFRCVQMLEWFDHHGHVCIVFELLGLSTYDFIKENSFLPFQIDHIRQMAYQICQSINFLHHNKLTHTDLKPENILFVKSDYVVKYNSKMKRDERTLKNTDIKVVDFGSATYDDEHHSTLVSTRHYRAPEVILALGWSQPCDVWSIGCILIEYYLGFTVFQTHDSKEHLAMMERILGPIPAHMIQKTRKRKYFHHNQLDWDEHSSAGRYVRRRCKPLKEFMLCHDEEHEKLFDLVRRMLEYDPVKRITLDEALQHPFFDLLNKK is encoded by the exons At ggatGGCATACACGTAGCAGTGAAAATTGTAAAAAATGTAGGTCGATACCGTGAAGCAGCTCGTTCAGAAATCCAAGTATTGGAACATTTAAATAGTACTGATCCCAATAGTGTCTT CCGATGTGTCCAGATGCTAGAATGGTTTGATCATCATGGTCATGTTTGTATTGTGtttgaactactgggacttagtACCTAtgatttcattaaagaaaatagcTTTCTACCATTTCAAATTGACCACATCAGGCAGATGGCATATCAGATCTGCCAGTCTATAAATT TTTTGCATCATAATAAATTAACCCATACAGATCTGAagcctgaaaatattttatttgtgaagTCTGATTATGTAGtcaaatataattctaaaatg AAACGTGATGAACGCACACTAAAAAACACAGATATCAAAGTTGTTGACTTTGGAAGTGCAACATATGACGATGAGCATCATAGTACTTTGGTATCTACGCGGCATTACAGAGCTCCAGAAGTCATTCTGG cttTAGGTTGGTCTCAGCCTTGTGATGTTTGGAGTATAGGTTGCATTCTTATTGAATATTACCTTGGTTTCACAGTCTTTCAG ACTCATGATAGTAAAGAGCACCTGGCAATGATGGAACGAATATTAGGACCCATACCAGCACACATGATTCAGAAAACAAG AAAACGCAAGTATTTCCACCATAACCAGTTAGACTGGGATGAGCACAGTTCTGCTGGCCGATATGTTAGGAGGCGCTGTAAACCATTAAag GAATTTATGCTTTGTCATGATGAAGAACATGAGAAACTGTTTGACCTGGTACGAAGGATGTTAGAATATGACCCAGTGAAAAGAATCACCTTGGATGAAGCCTTGCAGCatcctttctttgacttattaaacaaaaaatga